The Podarcis muralis chromosome 10, rPodMur119.hap1.1, whole genome shotgun sequence genome includes a region encoding these proteins:
- the ATF4 gene encoding cyclic AMP-dependent transcription factor ATF-4, whose protein sequence is MSFSNTEMLLGDFLSPFNQPCLVAEEGLGLLDDYLEVAKNLSSHGFSSDKAKVGSSEWLAVDSSNNATDNSQEDAFSGMDWMVEKMDLKEFDFDALLGIDDLEATVSPDELMATLEDTCDLFDPPVQEIPNKETPLITELITHSPKSPSGADQVAPLAPLFPFPLTPESVISTTDHSFSLELGSEVDVLEGDKKAEAHILVVVIPKCEKEDEAHSDNDSGICMSPESYLGSPQQSPTTSVHSLSDCQSVTVLHDSPVRSKPYDHPADKVVSVKMKGEKRVDKKLKKMEQNKTAATRYRQKKRLEQEALSGECRELEQKNETLREKADSLSKEIQYLKDLIEEVRKAKGKKVKAPE, encoded by the exons ATGAGCTTCTCAAACACAGAGATGTTGTTGGGGGATTTTCTGTCCCCCTTCAACCAGCCGTGTTTGGTGGCTGAGGAGGGCCTGGGCCTCCTAGATGACTACCTGGAGGTGGCCAAGAACCTCAGTTCGCATGGGTTCTCCAGCGACAAGGCTAAAGTGGGCTCTTCCGAATGGCTGGCTGTGGATAGTTCGAACAATGCCACAGACAACAGCCAGG AGGATGCCTTCTCTGGCATGGATTGGATGgtggagaagatggatttgaaggAATTTGACTTCGATGCACTGTTGGGTATCGATGATCTGGAAGCCACCGTCTCCCCAGATGAGCTCATGGCCACGTTGGAGGACACGTGTGATCTATTTGACCCTCCTGTCCAAGAAATTCCCAACAAAGAAACTCCACTGATAACAGAATTAATTACTCATTCTCCTAAGTCTCCCTCTGGGGCAGACCAGGTGGCCCCACTGGCCCCCTTGTTTCCATTTCCCCTCACTCCAGAGTCAGTGATTTCCACTACAGACCATTCTTTCAGTTTAGAATTAGGCAGTGAAGTAGATGTTCTTGAAGGAGACAAGAAAGCTGAAGCCCATATCTTAGTAGTGGTGATTCCAAAGTGTGAAAAAGAGGATGAAGCTCACTCAGACAATGATAGTGGAATATGCATGAGTCCAGAATCTTACCTGGGGTCTCCCCAGCAAAGCCCCACCACTTCTGTTCATTCCCTCAGTGACTGCCAATCAGTCACAGTCCTGCATGATAGCCCTGTGAGGTCCAAACCTTATGACCATCCTGCAGATAAGGTAGTGTCAGTGAAGATGAAAGGAGAAAAGAGAGTAGATAAGAAACTGAAGAAGATGGAGCAAAACAAGACTGCAGCTACACGCTATCGACAGAAGAAAAGGTTAGAGCAGGAGGCCTTATCAGGGGAATGTAGAGAACTAGAGCAGAAAAACGAAACACTGAGGGAAAAGGCAGATTCCCTGAGCAAAGAAATTCAGTATTTGAAAGATCTAATTGAAGAGGTCCGGAAGGCCAAGGGTAAAAAAGTTAAAGCCCCAGAATAG